Below is a window of Tolypothrix bouteillei VB521301 DNA.
GCGCATGAAAGACTCCATTAACCGCAATGGGTTGGAAATAACAGAAACTGTATCTGTAGCGGGTTCTGTCGCTGGGTCAGTATTTGCAGTTTTTTCCCAGCAGCTGATCTATGCGGTTGCGCCCCTGAGTTTAGCCCTCTCGCTGAGCCTGATCAACCGACGCCGATTTGAGCAGGGCTTACAGGAGAATATAACTGCTGTCTCGTCTGAAATGGGCACTCGCGTCACACACGTAGATCGGCAACTGTCAGCACAGATGGAATCGGTACGCACCTCAGTTGAAACTCTGTCTGCTGTCCCAATACCAGCACCCTTTGACCCCACTAACCTGGAGCAACAGATTGAGGAACTGAAAACAGCACTTATCCACACAAAACAGATTACCAGCCAGAGTGCCACCAAGCAGGAAATCGAAGACTTTAACCAGAAAATTAAGCAGTTGCAAGCTTCTATAAGCTCGTTAACAGAGGCATTTAACCAGCGCTCGGAGCTACAGCAAATAGAACACTTAAGCCAAAGCACCGCACAACTGCAACAGCAGGTTTCAGCACTGTCGCCAATACCAGCACCGTTTGACCCTACCGGGCTAGAGCAACAAATTCAGCAGTTACAAGCTTCTATGAGCTCGTTAACAGAGGCATTTAACCAGCGCTCGGAGCTACAGAAAATAGAAGACTTAAACCAAAGCAGCACCCAACTGCAAGAGCAGGTTTCAGCACTGCCGCCAATACCAGCACCGTTTGACCCCACCGGGCTAGAGCAACAAATTCAGCAGTTGCAAGCTTGTGTGAGCTCGTTAACAGAGGCATTTAACCAGCGCTCGGAGCTACAGCAAATAGAAGACTTAAGCCAAAGCACCGCACAACTGCAACAGCAGGTTTCAGCACTGCCGCCAATACCAGCACCGTTTGACCCTACCGGGCTAGAGCAACAAATTCAGCAGTTGCAAGCTTCTATAAGCTCGTTAACAGAGGCATTTAACCAGCGCTCGGAGCTACAGCAAATAGAACACTTAAACCAAAGCACCGCACAACTGCAACAGCAGGTTTCAGCACTGCCGCCAATACCAGCGCCGTTTGACCCCACCGGGCTAGAGCAACAAATTCAGCAGTTGCAAGCTTGTGTGAGCTCGTTAACAGAGGCATTTAACCAGCGCTCGGAGCTACAGCAAATAGAACGCTTAAGCCAAAGCACCGCACAACTGCAACAGCAGGTTTCAGCACTGCCGCCAATACCAGCACCGTTTGACCCCACCGGGCTAGAGCAACAAATTCAGCAGTTGCAAGCTTCTATGAGCTCGTTAACAGAGGCATTTAACCAGCGCTTGGAGCTACAGCAAATAGAACGCTTAAGCCAAAGCAGCACCGCCCAACTGCAAGAACAGGTTTCAGCACTGCCGCCAATACCAGCACCGTTTGACCCCACCGGGCTAGAGCAACAAATTCAGCAGTTGCAAGCTTGTGTGAGCTCGTTAACAGAGGCATTTAACCAGCGCTCGGAGCTACAGCAAATAGAACACTTAAGCCAAAACACCGCCCAACTGCAACAGCAGGTTTCAGCGCTGCCGCCAATACCAGCACCGTTTGACCCCACCGGGCTAGAGCAACAAATTCAGCAGTTGCAAGCTTGTGTGAGCTCGTTAACAGAGGCATTTAACCAGCGCTCGGAGCTACAGCAAATAGAACGCTTAAGCCAAAGCACCGCACAACTGCAAGAGCAGGTTTCAGCACTGCCGCCAATACCAGCGCCGTTTGACCCTACCGGGCTAGAGCAACAAATTCAGCAGTTGCAAGCTTGTGTGAGCTCGTTAACAGAGGCATTTAACCAGCGCTCGGAGCTACAGCAGGGAACTGCTAAAAGCGATCGCACAACTGTGCCCACGCAAGAGCAGTCGTCTGAACTATCCCCAATAACACATCGGGTTGCTTCCTCAAACGGAAGGCAATTGACAACCAGTCTGAAAAATCAACGCTTAAGTGTAGAAGCACTCATGGCGATGGCTGAGGCTCATGGCATTGGCAAAGAATTTCAGATGGTGATACAAGCAGCTAAGAAACACCATCTTACACTGAATCCGTGGCCTACTAACCTGATGATTAGTCCTGCGGCTCACTTGCTATGTACTGCGCGAAGAAATTCCTCTCAATGCCTGTTTATTATTTCGGGACAGCCTGCGATGGATGGAAAAGTCCGACTATGGGTATCAACACATACGATTGCTGAATTTTATCCGGTTAGCCAACAAACTGTCACATCCCTCCTGGGATTTGATGGGTGGCGCGAGATGGATAAGGTACAGATAGAGGAGTTCGTCGCTAGTCTGAATCGGTTATTTGAAGAAGCCAGCGTTTAATTCAAACCAGGCAAAGTTGAGAAGCCTGGACTTTAATTAGCGCTATGAACCACTTGACATCTCCCCTGGTTGAAACACAGGGGATTTTAAACCTGCAAAACCACCAGGCAGGTGCCGTCGCGTGCATTCCAGAGCCGAATCGTTTGGTCATCACTGCCACTCGCCAGCATTTGACCATC
It encodes the following:
- a CDS encoding WD40 repeat domain-containing protein, with protein sequence MGDRSPRIAASKISRVWAIAFSPDGQMLASGSDDQTIRLWNARDGTCLVVLQV
- a CDS encoding ATP-binding protein, with protein sequence MKDSINRNGLEITETVSVAGSVAGSVFAVFSQQLIYAVAPLSLALSLSLINRRRFEQGLQENITAVSSEMGTRVTHVDRQLSAQMESVRTSVETLSAVPIPAPFDPTNLEQQIEELKTALIHTKQITSQSATKQEIEDFNQKIKQLQASISSLTEAFNQRSELQQIEHLSQSTAQLQQQVSALSPIPAPFDPTGLEQQIQQLQASMSSLTEAFNQRSELQKIEDLNQSSTQLQEQVSALPPIPAPFDPTGLEQQIQQLQACVSSLTEAFNQRSELQQIEDLSQSTAQLQQQVSALPPIPAPFDPTGLEQQIQQLQASISSLTEAFNQRSELQQIEHLNQSTAQLQQQVSALPPIPAPFDPTGLEQQIQQLQACVSSLTEAFNQRSELQQIERLSQSTAQLQQQVSALPPIPAPFDPTGLEQQIQQLQASMSSLTEAFNQRLELQQIERLSQSSTAQLQEQVSALPPIPAPFDPTGLEQQIQQLQACVSSLTEAFNQRSELQQIEHLSQNTAQLQQQVSALPPIPAPFDPTGLEQQIQQLQACVSSLTEAFNQRSELQQIERLSQSTAQLQEQVSALPPIPAPFDPTGLEQQIQQLQACVSSLTEAFNQRSELQQGTAKSDRTTVPTQEQSSELSPITHRVASSNGRQLTTSLKNQRLSVEALMAMAEAHGIGKEFQMVIQAAKKHHLTLNPWPTNLMISPAAHLLCTARRNSSQCLFIISGQPAMDGKVRLWVSTHTIAEFYPVSQQTVTSLLGFDGWREMDKVQIEEFVASLNRLFEEASV